From Nocardioides daedukensis, the proteins below share one genomic window:
- a CDS encoding CarD family transcriptional regulator: MTFTVGETVVYPNHGAAVIEDIETRTIKGEDREYLVLRIVAQQDLVVRVPACNLDLVGVRDVVDKEGLDRVFDVLRAAHVEEPTNWSRRYKANLEKLHSGDVMKVAEVVRDLWRRERDRGLSAGEKRMLAKARQILVSELALAEKTNEDKAEAILDEVLAS, from the coding sequence ATGACATTTACCGTCGGCGAAACGGTTGTTTACCCAAATCACGGAGCAGCGGTCATCGAGGACATCGAGACGCGCACCATCAAGGGAGAAGACAGGGAATACCTGGTTCTCCGCATCGTCGCACAGCAGGACCTCGTTGTTCGAGTCCCTGCCTGCAACCTCGACCTGGTCGGGGTTCGCGACGTCGTGGACAAGGAGGGACTCGACCGCGTGTTCGACGTCCTCCGTGCCGCGCACGTCGAGGAGCCGACGAACTGGTCGCGTCGCTACAAGGCGAACCTTGAGAAGCTGCACTCGGGTGATGTGATGAAGGTGGCCGAGGTCGTCCGCGACCTGTGGCGCCGTGAGCGTGACCGTGGCCTCTCTGCCGGTGAGAAGCGGATGCTGGCGAAGGCTCGCCAGATCCTCGTCTCCGAGCTGGCACTGGCCGAGAAGACCAACGAGGACAAGGCGGAAGCCATCCTCGATGAGGTCCTCGCCAGCTGA